One stretch of Ooceraea biroi isolate clonal line C1 chromosome 4, Obir_v5.4, whole genome shotgun sequence DNA includes these proteins:
- the LOC105283539 gene encoding uncharacterized protein LOC105283539 isoform X3: MASDLSSGCTETIDILDDEKEEGEISLEDVSSSEEGGVGHLTSSYVISRRRSCASCKSTWGECASWCTAAYRSKSQSKRGKENRRRIKEAGCAITKHVSTLQEKIDDLVPISSDSDMEIVGLTDTSNRSKPKVKKKRKKDYDVLTSSIDDLISPTSVDLPIMDSAALKTHYRESSPVHRSARSRVISKSPVRRYRSPVRARSPVYRSSHSPLNYSKSPIVRRSPRRLRSPKQSSPYRSSVRTISRKPPRPDSPPSTRFHTDRHGEVTRLLKKVKRLDSVGAHALESNVSRSKEHQSSSLKDKIFNMLKKVPENKDDVAHLKKKSKVKSDADDEEDLALLRQKALETKQKKPSKLDCPAESEKKQVAKDDDQDVEALHLRMIALRSAVMKKHQERVQRGIRAIKRRSIRSESPFSQSFLDDIPVPGDELLKLASPPGTPPDTPDLDSDHTEDMELDTDIEREKEKLPYSPTDRITSEMPVDTALLGIEPSDVSFINVNETNSPVFDDEEKRNEQMSLSTGVPPYYNNTYLLHSYELPQNCAYSPSQPNIFHSDLNNVQNQLRDYHSDNVECDLLDGICCQSGSYFNTNTVPMRSEESDAALALPATSDTLASCNLPNDDPLQVKQRSNNGVLLVNMSSILGDKYSYERRMNSEYSGIDTAGTFTEPVSPNGSMVTIDDIAETEGELNFADDDRNSSTGNIPKEVTPCQVKNGTTLEANKEEPLYMQGVPDVTDHSNKIPTLINRTLVPASILKSNKKLQQLRLPKKREVHPTFKSAEMQPVIVDTNAKCDSTFKPIKLQTPKKPTPVLTAPTIFHNLNENSENDTLENRDNAPSSKTETTSIDNALIVPDNDAASTRKKRKHIKKNTQKKRKSVSSAQSLAEKRANSCRTNEGINIDVNTVITSKQQTTEQNKNNDENRAQSFVDNRESSNLQNARSPSTQESLSDNSNSVTVENKNSNKNDRNMSSEKEERTKQAVLSTPTKCLEEINTKSYPHTNIVSNNLLDSGTLNTSETAKDNATRRESIDEDEDELRASLLASLKRPKTTDTNSNSNSAASVATVQTTTQKMLATAPVTANITCTTGSSNAPLVSKLNSSEVGERNTVVTAISDHKKRVSSGTTTNLPTKKMKKIPIPASTKVVNNAKKYQNMIVQRKLNLRKLDNACNSAKPSENVWSNVINASKTLHASDTRRFVINLGSDTDSESETEKCQSVVSAVEKPQPEVSVDFEKSVQKFLRDMRKEQEQSVAVAVAVVKSASSTPQVPVLSPPAKRDAPPTTQTDPNKGSSNMHTPLAVRHLPASQQEEYHRLKQQILEREKLKLQRKIADNGSSSNKLLDKGAVSLPAKSLPPGEKKSMNVKQSSQVKSRELEGDSQKLPSQIKKKNINVATSTSVLNVPRISASKHHSANVAKHTLASSTQANLQIKGIKRTISNNLSIRITNEIAPNHASTGNRTADNLIEKQSTNDKQQHRPALRALSKEEINRKHVQIQVKSDTIGRVVTINDKPSLQHDTTNGNQSEKPIDNHDVSVEILEERSKNNENNNNSTSFSNNSTIILANGRANASKQELGDASMETTMSRSQYEAEMNRNISSLPPAENSDSNNASRCKSDVDDNKSNTDDVWDLLKRNVKVELDSLVNLSEAEQQRYLRDTEHKLVAKRYTVLDHLAEMSGNLRQWDMEKDLQNSLAAEVKKLKEQLKMAEERLQVQRNRVSGMGPKVSVARQKINAGRRECFRLSKICSTLGNRLMGKSYKLPEAGGQLLSDKLKEVANHTRQFSKKKRIQSSDASESSGSSENAELSTITRAKEDLSSQEQLRSDTDAADTVDVAGSKSNTACLKPSNDSDNFLTLEPSLDSPQIIPNQITKAKKKDALVNVSESRDNEQITPPNQHNILLSVPKLTSTPIRPNSEHEIEKSTDISDPATSSSPKSLATNLFSCKDDEQRNDKETSSQPSTTVANATTTTTTTTTTMTTMTTTGMTQTRTITPYISILTHLKTPRNTNPHGILCPYEIMGICRDEDCQFIHQSKNET, from the exons ATGGCGAGCGATTTGTCGAGCGGTTGCACGGAGACGATTGACATTCTCGAcgacgagaaagaagaaggcGAGATTTCGTTGGAAGACGTCAGTTCGTCCGAGGAAGGCGGAGTGGGTCACTTGACTAGCAGCTACGTCATCAGCAGGAGGCGATCATGTGCCAGCTGCAAGTCGACGTGGGGCGAGTGCGCGTCTTGGTGTACCGCGGCGTACCGCTCTAAGAGTCAAAGCAAAAGAG GAAAGGAAAACCGCCGTCGTATCAAAGAGGCTGGATGTGCAATAACGAAACACGTGTCGACGTTACAAGAAAAAATCGACGACCTAGTGCCAATCTCGAGTGACAGCGATATGGAAATTGTTGGTCTCACCGATACGTCCAATCGATCAAAGCCcaaagtaaaaaagaaaaggaaaaaggattACGATGTCCTTACGTCGTCTATCGACGATTTAATTTCTCCAACCTCTGTAGATTTGCCTATAATGGACTCTGCTGCGCTGAAAACGCATTATAGGGAATCAAGTCCGGTTCACAGAAGCGCCAGATCGAGAGTAATTTCGAAATCACCGGTGCGAAGATACAGATCTCCCGTGAGAGCTCGATCGCCCGTTTATCGATCCTCTCATTCTCCATTGAACTATTCAAAATCACCGATAGTGCGGAGATCTCCGCGGAGGCTCAGGTCGCCGAAACAGAGTTCACCGTATCGCTCGTCTGTGAGAACAATCTCGAGGAAACCACCAAGACCAGACTCACCGCCGTCCACTCGTTTCCACACCGACAGACATGGTGAAGTAACACGGTTACTGAAGAAGGTGAAACGTTTAGATTCCGTAGGTGCCCATGCATTAGAATCGAACGTCAGTCGAAGTAAGGAGCATCAGTCTTCGTCgttgaaagataaaatattcaacatGTTGAAGAAAGTACCCGAGAACAAGGATGACGTAGCGCATCTCAAGAAGAAATCAAAAGTTAAAAGCGACGCTGATGACGAGGAAGATCTGGCGTTACTCAGGCAGAAGGCATTGGAGACGAAGCAGAAGAAGCCCAGCAAATTGGATTGCCCGGCGGAATCGGAGAAGAAGCAAGTCGCGAAGGACGATGACCAGGACGTGGAGGCCCTGCATTTGCGTATGATCGCACTTCGCTCGGCAGTCATGAAGAAACACCAGGAGAGAGTTCAACGTGGCATCAGAGCAATCAAGAGAAGATCCATTCGCAGCGAGAGTCCATTCAGTCAGAGTTTCCTCGATGATATACCTGTACCCGGGGACGAGCTGCTGAAGCTTGCGTCACCCCCGGGCACGCCTCCGGATACACCAGACTTGGACAGCGATCATACAGAGGACATGGAGCTTGATACAGATATCGAGagggaaaaggaaaaattgccGTATTCGCCAACCGATAGAATCACGTCGGAAATGCCGGTGGACACGGCGTTGCTCGGCATCGAGCCGTCCGACGTGTCGTTCATCAACGTAAATGAAACGAACAGTCCGGTTTTCGACGACGAAGAAAAGCGGAACGAGCAAATGTCGCTGTCGACCGGCGTCCCACCGTATTACAATAATACTTACTTGCTTCACAGTTACGAACTTCCGCAGAACTGTGCGTACTCACCGTCGCAGCCTAACATTTTCCACTCGGACCTGAACAATGTCCAGAACCAGCTCAGGGATTATCATAGCGACAATGTCGAGTGCGATTTGTTGGACGGTATTTGTTGCCAGAGCGGAAGCTATTTTAATACGAATACCGTGCCGATGCGGTCCGAGGAGTCCGATGCGGCGCTTGCTCTTCCAGCGACCAGTGATACTTTGGCTTCTTGCAATCTTCCAAATGACGATCCTTTACAAGTGAAACAGAGATCTAACAATGGCGTTCTGCTTGTGAATATGTCCTCGATACTCGGAGATAAGTATTCTTATGAAAGGCGAATGAATTCCGAATATTCTGGCATAGATACTGCGGGAACGTTTACTGAGCCGGTATCGCCGAACGGGTCGATGGTAACGATCGATGATATTGCCGAGACGGAAGGAGAATTGAATTTTGCTGATGACGATAGAAACTCGTCTACTGGAAACATTCCAAAAGAAGTGACGCCGTGTCAAGTGAAAAATGGAACGACTTTGGAAGCGAACAAGGAGGAGCCTCTGTACATGCAGGGTGTTCCTGATGTCACCGACCACTCAAATAAGATACCTACGTTGATCAACAGAACACTGGTTCCTGCGTCGATCTTAAAATCGAATAAGAAGCTTCAGCAACTACGGTTACCGAAGAAGCGCGAGGTGCATCCGACTTTCAAGAGCGCCGAGATGCAACCAGTGATTGTGGATACGAATGCCAAGTGCGACAGCACGTTCAAACCTATAAAATTGCAAACGCCGAAAAAACCTACGCCTGTGCTAACGGCGCCCACGATATTCCACAATCTTAATGAAAATTCGGAGAATGACACGTTGGAAAATCGAGATAACGCTCCATCATCGAAAACTGAAACGACTTCCATTGATAATGCATTGATAGTGCCGGATAATGACGCCGCTTCGACACGTAAAAAGCGGAAACATATCAAAAAGAACACGCAAAAGAAGCGCAAGAGTGTCAGCTCTGCACAATCGCTTGCAGAGAAACGAGCTAACTCGTGTCGAACAAACGAAGGTATAAATATAGATGTAAATACTGTGATCACTTCGAAACAACAAACTACCGAGCAAAACAAGAATAACGATGAAAACAGGGCACAATCGTTTGTCGACAACAGAGAATCCTCCAACTTGCAAAATGCTAGGTCCCCAAGTACCCAAGAATCCTTGTCAGATAATTCCAATAGTGTTACAgtggaaaacaaaaattcaaataaGAACGATCGAAATATGTCCtcagaaaaggaagaaaggacaAAGCAAGCAGTGTTGTCAACACCTACCAAATGTTTGGAAGAGATAAACACGAAATCTTATCCgcatacaaatattgtatctAATAATCTTCTCGACTCTGGTACACTTAATACTAGCGAAACAGCAAAAGACAACGCTACTAGAAGAGAGAGCATCGACGAAGACGAGGATGAGCTGCGAGCTAGCTTGCTAGCTTCGTTGAAACGACCAAAAACAACGGACAcgaatagtaatagtaattcAGCCGCATCAGTTGCTACAGTTCAGACAACTACACAAAAAATGTTGGCAACTGCACCAGTGACAGCTAACATAACTTGTACGACGGGCAGTAGTAATGCTCCGCTAGtgtcaaaattaaattcatcTGAAGTTGGTGAGAGAAATACTGTTGTAACAGCGATCAGTGATCACAAGAAAAGAGTCAGTAGCGGGACGACAACGAACCTACCTACGaagaagatgaaaaaaatacctATTCCAGCAAGTACGAAAGTAGTAAACAATGCTAAAAAGTATCAGAACATGATAGTGCAAAGAAAGTTAAATTTACGAAAGCTGGACAATGCGTGCAACAGCGCGAAACCAAGCGAGAACGTATGGTCTAACGTTATTAACGCGTCGAAAACGTTGCACGCATCCGACACTCGGCGATTTGTGATAAATCTGGGCTCGGACACGGACAGCGAGTCCGAGACTGAAAAGTGTCAATCTGTCGTATCCGCAGTGGAGAAGCCTCAACCGGAGGTGAGCGTCGACTTCGAGAAGAGCGTACAAAAGTTCCTGCGTGACATGAGAAAGGAACAAGAGCAATCCGTGGCCGTGGCCGTGGCCGTGGTCAAGTCCGCCTCGTCAACCCCGCAGGTTCCCGTTTTGTCGCCCCCGGCAAAACGGGACGCGCCACCAACGACACAAACGGATCCGAATAAGGGTTCATCTAATATGCACACACCATTG GCCGTGAGACATCTTCCCGCGTCGCAGCAAGAAGAATACCATCGTTTAAAGCAGCAGATCTTGgagcgcgaaaaattaaagttgCAAAGAAAAATCGCGGATAAcggtagtagtagtaataaaTTACTGGATAAAGGGGCAGTGAGTTTGCCGGCGAAATCTCTGCCACCGGGCGAGAAGAAAAGCATGAATGTTAAACAGTCGAGTCAAGTGAAGTCGAGAGAATTGGAGGGAGATTCCCAAAAATTGCCGAGCCagatcaaaaagaaaaatatcaatgtGGCAACGAGTACATCGGTATTAAATGTACCTCGCATATCCGCTAGCAAACATCACTCGGCGAATGTCGCTAAGCACACCTTGGCCAGTTCCACGCAGGCTAATCTGCAGATCAAGGGAATTAAGAGAACCATATCGAACAATCTCAGTATTCGAATTACCAACGAGATCGCTCCGAATCACGCGAGTACAGGGAACAGAACGGCTGACAATTTAATCGAGAAGCAATCCACGAACGACAAGCAACAGCACAGACCTGCTCTGAGGGCATTATccaaagaagaaataaatcgcAAACACGTTCAAATACAGGTAAAGTCGGACACAATCGGACGGGTCGTTACCATAAACGACAAACCATCCTTGCAACACGATACGACGAATGGCAATCAAAGTGAGAAGCCAATCGATAATCACGATGTCAGCGTTGAGATACTGGAAGAAAGAAGCAAGAACAACGAGAATAACAACAACAGCACCTCGTTCTCCAACAACTCTACGATAATACTTGCAAATGGGCGCGCGAATGCGAGCAAGCAAGAGCTTGGAGATGCTTCGATGGAAACCACAATGTCGCGTTCTCAATACGAAGCGGAAATGAATCGTAATATTTCGTCATTACCACCTGCAGAAAATAGTGATAGTAACAACGCTTCTCGTTGTAAGTCTGATGTTGacgataataaaagtaatacgGATGATGTTTGGGATCTACTTAAAAGGAACGTTAAAGTGGAATTGGATTCTCTGGTAAATCTTTCGGAGGCAGAACAACAACGATATTTGAGAGATACCGAACACAAATTAGTCGCAAAACG GTATACTGTATTAGATCATTTAGCGGAGATGTCAGGGAATCTTCGTCAGTGGGATATGGAAAAGGATCTGCAAAACAGTTTAGCTGCCGAAGTGAAGAAACTCAAGGAACAATTGAAGATGGCCGAAGAAAGGTTACAAGTACAACGCAATCGTGTCAGCGGCATGGGTCCAAAGGTGTCGGTTGCGCGGCAGAAGATTAATGCCGGACGTCGCGAGTGTTTCAGATTATCGAAGATTTGTTCAACCCTAGGTAACCGACTCatgggaaaaagttacaa GTTGCCGGAGGCGGGGGGTCAACTTTTGAGTGATAAGCTGAAAGAAGTCGCTAATCATACTCGCCAGTTTTCTAAGAAGAAGCGAATTCAGTCTAGTGATGCGTCTGAAAGTTCTGGTTCATCGGAAAATGCAGAATTGTCTACAATCACGCGCGCTAAAGAGGATTTGTCGTCGCAAGAGCAGCTAAGGAGTGACACTGATGCAGCTGATACGGTCGATGTGGCGGGATCAAAGAGCAATACTGCTTGTTTAAAACCGTCTAACGACAGTGACAACTTCTTAACGTTGGAACCCTCGTTAGATAGTCCGCAAATAATTCCAAATCAAATAACGAAAGCCAAGAAAAAAGATGCGCTAGTGAATGTATCGGAGTCTCGTGACAATGAACAAATTACACCTCCTAATCAACATAACATATTGCTTTCTGTACCAAAGCTAACTAGCACTCCTATAAGACCAAATAGTGAacatgaaatagaaaaaagcaCAGATATTTCTGATCCCGCCACGTCTTCATCGCCAAAATCGTTAGCGACAAATCTGTTTTCATGTAAAGACGATGAACAACGAAATGATAAGGAAACGTCATCGCAGCCGTCAACTACAGTAGCGaacgcaacgacgacgacgacgacgacgacgacgacgatgacgacgatgacgacaacggGAATGACGCAGACGAGGACGATTACACCTTATATATCGATACTAACGCATTTAAAGACACCAAG GAATACGAATCCCCATGGAATTCTTTGTCCCTACGAAATAATGGGCATTTGCAGAGATGAAGATTGCCAATTCATTCATCAGTCAAAGAACGAAACTTGA